A genomic segment from Aegilops tauschii subsp. strangulata cultivar AL8/78 chromosome 1, Aet v6.0, whole genome shotgun sequence encodes:
- the LOC109742690 gene encoding F-box protein At5g07610 produces MEKRKKEEEEEENPPAAESLWGDLLPEIQSEILSRVPYRSLCRFKCVSTAWLALCSDPAVRRRSPQTLSGFFCYSQVDVGDGRRHYGVSFLNLSGWGRPMVDDPSLSFVRGYCHVTPIHCCGGILICCCWKFDMSDEADFVVCNPATKEIWAVLPVPRNEMMTRLNTARLCFDPAAPRRFKVFVFVQSFAGVQRVEVYSSDTGQWTSVGSAWSSQNLMIGEESGCVYFNGSLHLAVCHPVVKVDWEGVIRSMVTFDAERETWRRIRMPDTSNNGFFGLSQGRLYTARVENEGKCRLLVWVLEDHASGLWTLKCTASILELLGSPCRAPNEFYQPVAIHPECNLIFLQDAGQEALLMSYNMDTGKLDIVCSLGDRWAQRFHPYIPCFVEKPPVPQ; encoded by the coding sequence atggagaagaggaagaaggaggaggaggaggaggagaatcCGCCGGCAGCGGAGAGCCTCTGGGGCGACCTGCTCCCGGAGATCCAGTCGGAGATCCTGTCGCGGGTGCCATACCGGTCGCTCTGCCGCTTCAAGTGCGTGTCCACGGCGTGGCTGGCGCTCTGCTCCGACCCGGCCGTCCGCAGGAGGTCGCCGCAGACGCTCTCCGGCTTCTTCTGCTACTCCCAAGTGGACGTCGGCGACGGCCGGCGCCATTACGGCGTCAGCTTCCTCAACCTGTCCGGGTGGGGCCGGCCGATGGTCGACGACCCCTCCCTCAGCTTCGTGCGCGGCTACTGCCACGTCACGCCCATTCACTGCTGCGGCGGCATCCTCATCTGCTGCTGCTGGAAGTTTGACATGAGCGACGAGGCGGATTTTGTCGTGTGCAACCCTGCCACCAAGGAGATCTGGGCCGTGCTGCCGGTGCCCCGGAACGAGATGATGACGCGCCTCAACACCGCTCGCCTGTGCTTTGACCCCGCCGCTCCCCGCCGCTTCAAGGTGTTTGTGTTCGTGCAAAGTTTCGCTGGGGTTCAGAGGGTGGAGGTCTACTCTTCAGACACCGGGCAGTGGACCTCCGTTGGGAGTGCGTGGAGCTCCCAGAACCTCATGATTGGCGAGGAATCGGGATGCGTCTACTTCAATGGATCTCTGCATCTGGCTGTCTGCCATCCTGTGGTCAAGGTGGACTGGGAGGGAGTGATACGCTCCATGGTCACTTTTGACGCAGAGAGGGAAACCTGGAGGAGGATCCGTATGCCGGACACCAGCAATAACGGTTTCTTTGGGCTGTCGCAGGGACGCCTATACACCGCGCGTGTAGAAAATGAAGGTAAATGCCGGCTCTTGGTCTGGGTTCTCGAGGATCATGCTAGCGGACTGTGGACCTTGAAGTGTACTGCCAGCATTCTTGAACTGCTAGGAAGCCCTTGCCGTGCACCCAACGAATTCTACCAGCCGGTTGCGATCCATCCAGAGTGCAATCTGATATTCCTTCAAGATGCGGGGCAGGAAGCATTGCTTATGTCCTACAATATGGATACCGGTAAACTGGATATTGTCTGCTCTCTTGGAGACCGCTGGGCGCAAAGATTTCACCCGTACATTCCCTGTTTTGTGGAGAAGCCGCCCGTTCCTCAGTGA
- the LOC141039208 gene encoding structural maintenance of chromosomes protein 3-like, giving the protein MKQLSGGQKTVVALTLIFAIHAAPFCLFDEIDAALDPQCRRAVGSVVRHLAYTQFIAATFRPEILKVADKIYGVTRKNRLVCRSLGIIQDGEDITEAAISALELKFKEQISDEVVKALDVET; this is encoded by the exons ATGAAGCAGTTGTCTGGAGGGCAGAAGACAGTGGTGGCATTAACACTGATCTTCGCTATCCACGCAGCTCCGTTCTGCCTGTTTGATGAGATTGATGCTGCTCTGGATCCTCAGTGCAGAAGGGCTGTCGGGA GCGTGGTCCGACATCTGGCGTACACCCAGTTCATAGCGGCCACATTCAGGCCAGAGATCCTCAAGGTGGCGGACAAGATCTATGGTGTGACGCGCAAGAACAGG CTGGTCTGCCGCAGCCTAGGAATCATTCAGGATGGGGAGGACATCACCGAAGCGGCGATCAGCGCCCTGGAGCTCAAGTTCAAGGAGCAGATTTCTGACGAGGTGGTCAAGGCCTTAGATGTTGAAACTTGA
- the LOC109742694 gene encoding F-box protein At5g07610 encodes MEKRKKVEEDEEQKQPAAAESSWGADLLPEILREILSRVPYRSLCRFRCVSKAWLALCSDPAVRRRSPQTLSGFFCYSQHDVGGGQRRDGLSFLNLSGWGRPLVDDPSLLFVRVRGYCDVTPLHCCGGILLCYCEKVAMSDDGNYVVCNPATKEIWAVLSVPRNKIMTRLNTARLCFDPAAPGRFVVFVFVQSFRGIQTVEAYSSDTGRWTSMRSEWNPKTLLLGEDSECVFLNGTLHLVDADHSDADFDWEGNLIRWMVTVDMEGKTWRKIRMPDCIYNGFIGQSQGRLYATHVETEGRCRLSVWVLEDYASGQWTLKCTASILEMLGRPHHEPGEHYTLIAIHPECSLIFLVVSRGKTLMSYDMDTSKLSIICTFGDRQPRRFQPYIPCFAEKPK; translated from the coding sequence atggagaagaggaagaaggtggaggaggacgaggagcagaagcagccggcggcggcggagagctCCTGGGGGGCCGACCTGCTTCCGGAGATCCTCCGGGAGATCCTGTCGCGGGTGCCGTACCGGTCGCTGTGCCGCTTCAGGTGCGTGTCCAAGGCGTGGCTGGCGCTCTGCTCCGACCCGGCCGTCCGCAGGAGGTCGCCGCAGACGCTCTCCGGCTTCTTCTGCTACTCCCAGCACGACGTCGGCGGCGGCCAGCGCCGCGACGGCCTCAGCTTCCTCAACCTGTCCGGGTGGGGCCGGCCGCTGGTCGACGACCCCTCCCTCCTCTTCGTGCGCGTGCGTGGCTACTGCGACGTCACGCCCCTGCACTGCTGCGGCGGCATCCTCCTCTGCTACTGCGAGAAGGTGGCCATGAGCGACGACGGGAACTATGTCGTGTGCAACCCTGCCACCAAGGAGATCTGGGCCGTGCTGTCTGTGCCCCGAAACAAGATCATGACACGCCTCAACACTGCCCGCCTCTGCTTCGACCCCGCCGCCCCCGGCCGATTCGTGGTGTTCGTGTTCGTGCAAAGTTTTCGTGGGATTCAGACGGTGGAGGCCTATTCCTCGGACACCGGACGGTGGACCTCCATGCGGAGCGAGTGGAACCCCAAGACCCTCCTCCTCGGTGAGGATTCAGAATGCGTCTTCTTGAACGGCACTTTGCATCTGGTCGATGCCGACCATTCTGATGCCGATTTTGACTGGGAGGGGAATCTGATACGCTGGATGGTGACTGTGGACATGGAGGGTAAAACATGGAGGAAGATCCGAATGCCGGATTGCATCTATAATGGTTTCATCGGGCAGTCGCAAGGACGCCTATACGCAACGCATGTTGAAACTGAAGGTAGGTGCCGGCTATCCGTTTGGGTTCTTGAGGATTATGCCAGCGGACAATGGACCCTGAAGTGTACTGCCAGCATTTTAGAAATGCTAGGAAGGCCTCACCATGAGCCCGGCGAACACTACACACTGATCGCGATCCATCCAGAGTGCAGTTTGATCTTCCTAGTAGTGAGCCGTGGAAAAACACTTATGTCGTACGATATGGATACCAGTAAACTGAGTATTATCTGCACTTTCGGAGACCGCCAGCCACGAAGATTTCAGCCGTACATTCCATGTTTTGCGGAGAAGCCTAAATAA
- the LOC109742683 gene encoding structural maintenance of chromosomes protein 3 isoform X2, whose translation MYIKKVIIEGFKSYREETSTEPFSPKVNVVVGANGSGKSNFFHAIRFVLSDMFQNLRSEDRGALLHEGAGHSVVSAFVEIIFDNSDNRIPVDKEEVRLRRTVASKKDEYYLDGKHVSKTEVMNLLESAGFSRSNPYYVVQQGKIASLTLMKDSERLDLLKEIGGTRVYEDRRRESLKIMQETANKRKQIDQVVRYLEERLRELDEEKEELKKYQQLDKQRRSLEYTILDHELNDARNELASMDDNRRQISERMSQADNEVVELRERVKSLEKEIKASTKGINETKSEKGDAEKKRTEALKVVSQIELDLRDLKDRISSEKRAKDEAVRELNSMRKESEKSKSELAQISKVHAAKLKEEEDISKSIMDREKRLSILYQKQGRATQFKNEAARDEWLRKEIHDLERVLLSNRKQESLLQDESQKLKDEINKLTNHIESRRSESSKLEAVLADKQKNHNDFTKQKNALQDERKSFWKEENSVTAEIDRLKEDLVKAQKSLDHATPGDIRRGLNSVSRIIRDHGIGGVFGPVLELVDCEEKFFTAVEVTAGNSLFHVVVENDDISTRIIQVLTREKGGRVTFIPLNRVHAPNVNVPQSSDFVPLLKKLKFRAEHRRAFEQVFGRTVICRDLETATRVARSNSLDCITLDGDQVAKKGGMTGGFYDSRRSRLKFVKVIRDNKAEIEKKTAHLENVGKKLKDIDKKITDLITKHQQMDAERDHAKSELEQFKADIASATKQKGSLEKALAKKEKSLANIRNQIEQIQSGIAMKNDEMGTELIDQLTLEERDLLSRLNPEITRLKEKFLSCKNSRIEIETRKEELENNLSTNLMRRQKELEAIISSADSKTLPVEVEAKEQELKESKRTLDEATTVLKANVDAINAHTRQMEQLKKQRDDLKALEANLEQTVQDGAKDLEQLMSSRSTYLVKQDECMKKIRDLGSLPADAFETYKRKNKKQLQKLLYDCNEQLKQFSHVNQKALDQYVNFTEQREQLQRRRAELDAGDEKIRELISVLDQRKDESIERTFKGVARHFREVFSELVQGGHGYLVMMKKKDGDAGDDDMDEDAPREADPEGRIEKYIGVKVKVSFTGKGETQSMKQLSGGQKTVVALTLIFAIQRCDPAPFYLFDEIDAALDPQYRTAVGSVVRRLADLADTQFIATTFRPEILKVADKIYGVTHKNRVSFINVVSKEQAMDFIEHDQTANAS comes from the exons ATGTATATAAAGAAG GTTATAATCGAAGGGTTTAAAAGCTACAGGGAGGAGACCTCGACAGAACCTTTCAGCCCCAAAGTTAACGTAGTCG TTGGTGCAAATGGATCTGGCAAATCAAATTTTTTCCATG CTATACGCTTTGTCCTGAGTGACATGTTTCAGAACCTGCGCAGTGAGGACAGGGGAGCTCTTCTCCAT GAAGGTGCTGGACACTCAGTTGTATCTGCTTTTGTCGAGATAATTTTTGATAATTCAGACAACCGTATTCCA GTTGATAAAGAAGAGGTACGCTTGCGAAGGACAGTTGCTTCAAAGAAGGATGAATACTACTTGGATGGGAAACATGTCAG TAAAACTGAAGTCATGAATCTGCTGGAGAGCGCTGGTTTCTCTCGATCTAATCCATACTATGTTGTCCAGCAAGGAAAG ATTGCATCCCTTACTCTAATGAAAGATTCTGAACGACTGGATCTTCTCAAAGAGATTGGTGGTACGCGTGTTTATGAAGATAGACGTCGGGAGAGCTTGaaaataatgcaagaaacag CCAATAAAAGGAAGCAGATTGATCAAGTTGTCCGCTACCTGGAGGAGAGACTGAGAGAACTTGATGAAGAGAAGGAGGAACTAAAGAAGTACCAGCAGCTGGACAAACAGAGAAGATCACTTGAATATACTATATTGGACCATGAACTAAATGATGCTAGAAATGAATTAGCTTCG ATGGATGATAATCGAAGACAAATTTCTGAAAGGATGTCTCAAGCGGACAATGAAGTGGTAGAGTTACGTGAGAGGGTCAAAAGtttggagaaagaaataaaagcCTCTACTAAAGGGATAAATGAAACCAAGTCTGAAAAGGGCGATGCAGAGAAGAAGCGTACTGAAGCACTAAAGGTAGTTTCTCAGATCGAACTTGATCTGAGAGATTTAAAAGACAGAATTTCAAGTGAAAAACGAGCAAAG GATGAAGCCGTAAGGGAGTTAAATAGTATGAGGAAAGAAAGTGAAAAGTCAAAGTCTGAATTGGCTCAAATTAGTAAGGTGCATGCGGCCAAATTGAAGGAAGAGGAAGATATATCAAAAAG TATAATGGACCGCGAGAAGCGGCTGAGTATATTGTACCAAAAGCAGGGGAGGGCAACTCAATTTAAGAATGAGGCTGCCAGAGATGAGTGGCTTCGGAAAGAAATTCATGATCTTGAGCGTGTACTTTTATCAAATAGAAAGCAG GAAAGCTTACTTCAAGATGAAAGTCAGAAGCTTAAAGATGAAATTAATAAGTTGACAAACCACATTGAATCTCGGAGAAGTGAATCAAGCAAGTTAGAGGCTGTTCTTGCAGACAAGCAAAAGAATCACAATGACTTCACGAAGCAGAAAAATGCacttcaagatgaaaggaa ATCATTTTGGAAGGAGGAAAATAGCGTGACAGCTGAAATCGATAGGCTAAAGGAAGATCTTGTGAAGGCACAGAAGAGTTTGGACCATGCAACACCTGGG GATATCAGGAGAGGCCTGAATTCTGTTAGCCGAATCATCAGGGACCATGGTATTGGAGGAGTTTTTGGTCCAGTGTTAGAACTGGTTGACTGCGAAGAGAAGTTTTTTACAGCTGTTGAGGTCACTGCTGGGAATAG CTTGTTCCATGTGGTGGTTGAAAATGACGATATATCGACAAGGATAATTCAGGTATTGACTCGAGAAAAAGGTGGACGGGTGACTTTCATACCACTGAATAGAGTGCACGCTCCGAACGTCAATGTTCCACAGAGCTCTGATTTTGTTCCATTGTTAAAGAAGTTAAAGTTTCGTGCTGAGCATCGTCGCGCTTTTGAACAG gtttttggtaGGACAGTTATATGCCGAGACCTGGAAACTGCGACCAGAGTTGCACGCAGCAATAGTCTAGATTGCATCACACTTGATG GTGATCAAGTAGCGAAAAAGGGTGGCATGACAGGAGGTTTCTATGATTCTAGACGCTCAAGACTGAAGTTTGTAAAAGTAATCAGGGACAACAAAGCAGAAATTGAAAAAAAGACGGCACATCTAGAGAACGTGGGAAAAAAGTTAAAAGATAT AGATAAGAAAATTACGGATTTGATTACCAAACATCAGCAAATGGACGCTGAACGTGATCATGCCAAGTCGGAGTTGGAACAGTTTAAAGCTGATATTGCCAGTGCAACGAAGCAGAAGGGATCACTGGAGAAAGCCCTTGCAAAGAAG GAAAAATCACTCGCGAACATCCGCAACCAAATTGAGCAAATCCAATCTGGCATTGCAATGAAAAATGATGAGATGGGCACAGAACTGATTGACCAGCTAACTTTAGAAGAAAGAGATCTCCTTTCGCGACTGAATCCTGAAATTACTAGATTGAAGGAGAAGTTCCTCTCGTGTAAAAACAGTCGCATTGAG ATTGAAACAAGAAAGGAAGAACTGGAGAACAATTTGTCAACTAATCTTATGAGGCGTCAGAAAGAGTTGGAAGCAATAATTTCATCTGCAGATTCTAAAACTTTGCCTGTTGAAGTCGAAGCAAAGGAGCAAGAATTGAAAGAGTCTAAGAGGACTCTTGATGAGGCGACGACAGTACTGAAAG CTAATGTTGATGCTATTAATGCCCATACAAGACAGATGGAGCAACTgaaaaaacaaagggatgatctGAAG GCTCTTGAAGCTAATTTGGAGCAGACGGTGCAAGATGGTGCGAAAGACTTGGAACAGTTGATGAGCAGTAGGAGCACGTATCTTGTCAAGCAAGATGAGTGTATGAAGAAAATCCGAGATCTGGGCTCATTGCCTGCCGATGCTTTCGAAAC GTACAAGAGAAAAAACAAGAAGCAGCTACAGAAGCTGCTCTATGACTGCAATGAGCAGTTGAAGCAATTTAGTCATGTCAACCAAAAGGCTCTTGACCAATATGTGAACTTCACTGAACAGCGTGAACAACTGCAGAGAAGACGGGCTGAACTTGATGCTGGTGACGAG AAAATTAGAGAGTTGATATCAGTTTTAGACCAAAGGAAGGATGAATCAATTGAACGCACATTTAAAGGAGTTGCAAGGCACTTCCGCGAAGTGTTCTCTGAATTAGTGCAAGGTGGCCACGGATACTTGGTTATGATGAAGAAAAAG GATGGTGATGCTGGCGATGATGACATGGATGAGGACGCGCCTCGTGAAGCAGATCCTGAAGGGAGGATAGAGAAGTATATTGGTGTGAAAGTCAAG GTTTCCTTCACTGGCAAGGGAGAAACTCAGTCCATGAAGCAGTTGTCTGGAGGGCAGAAGACAGTGGTGGCATTAACACTGATCTTCGCTATCCAACGATGTGACCCAGCTCCGTTCTACCTGTTTGATGAGATTGATGCTGCTCTGGATCCTCAGTACAGAACGGCTGTCGGGA GCGTGGTCCGGCGTCTGGCCGACCTGGCGGACACCCAGTTCATAGCCACCACATTCAGGCCGGAGATCCTGAAGGTCGCGGACAAGATCTACGGCGTGACACACAAGAACAGGGTGAGCTTCATCAACGTGGTGTCCAAGGAGCAGGCCATGGACTTCATTGAGCACGACCAGACGGCCAACGCCAGCTGA
- the LOC109742683 gene encoding structural maintenance of chromosomes protein 3 isoform X1 yields the protein MYIKKVIIEGFKSYREETSTEPFSPKVNVVVGANGSGKSNFFHGNALKHEILLNYYSFLWLLTLVCYSHPNFTMLNAVAIRFVLSDMFQNLRSEDRGALLHEGAGHSVVSAFVEIIFDNSDNRIPVDKEEVRLRRTVASKKDEYYLDGKHVSKTEVMNLLESAGFSRSNPYYVVQQGKIASLTLMKDSERLDLLKEIGGTRVYEDRRRESLKIMQETANKRKQIDQVVRYLEERLRELDEEKEELKKYQQLDKQRRSLEYTILDHELNDARNELASMDDNRRQISERMSQADNEVVELRERVKSLEKEIKASTKGINETKSEKGDAEKKRTEALKVVSQIELDLRDLKDRISSEKRAKDEAVRELNSMRKESEKSKSELAQISKVHAAKLKEEEDISKSIMDREKRLSILYQKQGRATQFKNEAARDEWLRKEIHDLERVLLSNRKQESLLQDESQKLKDEINKLTNHIESRRSESSKLEAVLADKQKNHNDFTKQKNALQDERKSFWKEENSVTAEIDRLKEDLVKAQKSLDHATPGDIRRGLNSVSRIIRDHGIGGVFGPVLELVDCEEKFFTAVEVTAGNSLFHVVVENDDISTRIIQVLTREKGGRVTFIPLNRVHAPNVNVPQSSDFVPLLKKLKFRAEHRRAFEQVFGRTVICRDLETATRVARSNSLDCITLDGDQVAKKGGMTGGFYDSRRSRLKFVKVIRDNKAEIEKKTAHLENVGKKLKDIDKKITDLITKHQQMDAERDHAKSELEQFKADIASATKQKGSLEKALAKKEKSLANIRNQIEQIQSGIAMKNDEMGTELIDQLTLEERDLLSRLNPEITRLKEKFLSCKNSRIEIETRKEELENNLSTNLMRRQKELEAIISSADSKTLPVEVEAKEQELKESKRTLDEATTVLKANVDAINAHTRQMEQLKKQRDDLKALEANLEQTVQDGAKDLEQLMSSRSTYLVKQDECMKKIRDLGSLPADAFETYKRKNKKQLQKLLYDCNEQLKQFSHVNQKALDQYVNFTEQREQLQRRRAELDAGDEKIRELISVLDQRKDESIERTFKGVARHFREVFSELVQGGHGYLVMMKKKDGDAGDDDMDEDAPREADPEGRIEKYIGVKVKVSFTGKGETQSMKQLSGGQKTVVALTLIFAIQRCDPAPFYLFDEIDAALDPQYRTAVGSVVRRLADLADTQFIATTFRPEILKVADKIYGVTHKNRVSFINVVSKEQAMDFIEHDQTANAS from the exons ATGTATATAAAGAAG GTTATAATCGAAGGGTTTAAAAGCTACAGGGAGGAGACCTCGACAGAACCTTTCAGCCCCAAAGTTAACGTAGTCG TTGGTGCAAATGGATCTGGCAAATCAAATTTTTTCCATGGTAATGCCTTAAAACATGAGATTCTGCTGAATTACTATTCATTCTTATGGTTATTGACGCTTGTGTGCTACTCCCATCCTAATTTCACCATGCTGAATGCTGTAGCTATACGCTTTGTCCTGAGTGACATGTTTCAGAACCTGCGCAGTGAGGACAGGGGAGCTCTTCTCCAT GAAGGTGCTGGACACTCAGTTGTATCTGCTTTTGTCGAGATAATTTTTGATAATTCAGACAACCGTATTCCA GTTGATAAAGAAGAGGTACGCTTGCGAAGGACAGTTGCTTCAAAGAAGGATGAATACTACTTGGATGGGAAACATGTCAG TAAAACTGAAGTCATGAATCTGCTGGAGAGCGCTGGTTTCTCTCGATCTAATCCATACTATGTTGTCCAGCAAGGAAAG ATTGCATCCCTTACTCTAATGAAAGATTCTGAACGACTGGATCTTCTCAAAGAGATTGGTGGTACGCGTGTTTATGAAGATAGACGTCGGGAGAGCTTGaaaataatgcaagaaacag CCAATAAAAGGAAGCAGATTGATCAAGTTGTCCGCTACCTGGAGGAGAGACTGAGAGAACTTGATGAAGAGAAGGAGGAACTAAAGAAGTACCAGCAGCTGGACAAACAGAGAAGATCACTTGAATATACTATATTGGACCATGAACTAAATGATGCTAGAAATGAATTAGCTTCG ATGGATGATAATCGAAGACAAATTTCTGAAAGGATGTCTCAAGCGGACAATGAAGTGGTAGAGTTACGTGAGAGGGTCAAAAGtttggagaaagaaataaaagcCTCTACTAAAGGGATAAATGAAACCAAGTCTGAAAAGGGCGATGCAGAGAAGAAGCGTACTGAAGCACTAAAGGTAGTTTCTCAGATCGAACTTGATCTGAGAGATTTAAAAGACAGAATTTCAAGTGAAAAACGAGCAAAG GATGAAGCCGTAAGGGAGTTAAATAGTATGAGGAAAGAAAGTGAAAAGTCAAAGTCTGAATTGGCTCAAATTAGTAAGGTGCATGCGGCCAAATTGAAGGAAGAGGAAGATATATCAAAAAG TATAATGGACCGCGAGAAGCGGCTGAGTATATTGTACCAAAAGCAGGGGAGGGCAACTCAATTTAAGAATGAGGCTGCCAGAGATGAGTGGCTTCGGAAAGAAATTCATGATCTTGAGCGTGTACTTTTATCAAATAGAAAGCAG GAAAGCTTACTTCAAGATGAAAGTCAGAAGCTTAAAGATGAAATTAATAAGTTGACAAACCACATTGAATCTCGGAGAAGTGAATCAAGCAAGTTAGAGGCTGTTCTTGCAGACAAGCAAAAGAATCACAATGACTTCACGAAGCAGAAAAATGCacttcaagatgaaaggaa ATCATTTTGGAAGGAGGAAAATAGCGTGACAGCTGAAATCGATAGGCTAAAGGAAGATCTTGTGAAGGCACAGAAGAGTTTGGACCATGCAACACCTGGG GATATCAGGAGAGGCCTGAATTCTGTTAGCCGAATCATCAGGGACCATGGTATTGGAGGAGTTTTTGGTCCAGTGTTAGAACTGGTTGACTGCGAAGAGAAGTTTTTTACAGCTGTTGAGGTCACTGCTGGGAATAG CTTGTTCCATGTGGTGGTTGAAAATGACGATATATCGACAAGGATAATTCAGGTATTGACTCGAGAAAAAGGTGGACGGGTGACTTTCATACCACTGAATAGAGTGCACGCTCCGAACGTCAATGTTCCACAGAGCTCTGATTTTGTTCCATTGTTAAAGAAGTTAAAGTTTCGTGCTGAGCATCGTCGCGCTTTTGAACAG gtttttggtaGGACAGTTATATGCCGAGACCTGGAAACTGCGACCAGAGTTGCACGCAGCAATAGTCTAGATTGCATCACACTTGATG GTGATCAAGTAGCGAAAAAGGGTGGCATGACAGGAGGTTTCTATGATTCTAGACGCTCAAGACTGAAGTTTGTAAAAGTAATCAGGGACAACAAAGCAGAAATTGAAAAAAAGACGGCACATCTAGAGAACGTGGGAAAAAAGTTAAAAGATAT AGATAAGAAAATTACGGATTTGATTACCAAACATCAGCAAATGGACGCTGAACGTGATCATGCCAAGTCGGAGTTGGAACAGTTTAAAGCTGATATTGCCAGTGCAACGAAGCAGAAGGGATCACTGGAGAAAGCCCTTGCAAAGAAG GAAAAATCACTCGCGAACATCCGCAACCAAATTGAGCAAATCCAATCTGGCATTGCAATGAAAAATGATGAGATGGGCACAGAACTGATTGACCAGCTAACTTTAGAAGAAAGAGATCTCCTTTCGCGACTGAATCCTGAAATTACTAGATTGAAGGAGAAGTTCCTCTCGTGTAAAAACAGTCGCATTGAG ATTGAAACAAGAAAGGAAGAACTGGAGAACAATTTGTCAACTAATCTTATGAGGCGTCAGAAAGAGTTGGAAGCAATAATTTCATCTGCAGATTCTAAAACTTTGCCTGTTGAAGTCGAAGCAAAGGAGCAAGAATTGAAAGAGTCTAAGAGGACTCTTGATGAGGCGACGACAGTACTGAAAG CTAATGTTGATGCTATTAATGCCCATACAAGACAGATGGAGCAACTgaaaaaacaaagggatgatctGAAG GCTCTTGAAGCTAATTTGGAGCAGACGGTGCAAGATGGTGCGAAAGACTTGGAACAGTTGATGAGCAGTAGGAGCACGTATCTTGTCAAGCAAGATGAGTGTATGAAGAAAATCCGAGATCTGGGCTCATTGCCTGCCGATGCTTTCGAAAC GTACAAGAGAAAAAACAAGAAGCAGCTACAGAAGCTGCTCTATGACTGCAATGAGCAGTTGAAGCAATTTAGTCATGTCAACCAAAAGGCTCTTGACCAATATGTGAACTTCACTGAACAGCGTGAACAACTGCAGAGAAGACGGGCTGAACTTGATGCTGGTGACGAG AAAATTAGAGAGTTGATATCAGTTTTAGACCAAAGGAAGGATGAATCAATTGAACGCACATTTAAAGGAGTTGCAAGGCACTTCCGCGAAGTGTTCTCTGAATTAGTGCAAGGTGGCCACGGATACTTGGTTATGATGAAGAAAAAG GATGGTGATGCTGGCGATGATGACATGGATGAGGACGCGCCTCGTGAAGCAGATCCTGAAGGGAGGATAGAGAAGTATATTGGTGTGAAAGTCAAG GTTTCCTTCACTGGCAAGGGAGAAACTCAGTCCATGAAGCAGTTGTCTGGAGGGCAGAAGACAGTGGTGGCATTAACACTGATCTTCGCTATCCAACGATGTGACCCAGCTCCGTTCTACCTGTTTGATGAGATTGATGCTGCTCTGGATCCTCAGTACAGAACGGCTGTCGGGA GCGTGGTCCGGCGTCTGGCCGACCTGGCGGACACCCAGTTCATAGCCACCACATTCAGGCCGGAGATCCTGAAGGTCGCGGACAAGATCTACGGCGTGACACACAAGAACAGGGTGAGCTTCATCAACGTGGTGTCCAAGGAGCAGGCCATGGACTTCATTGAGCACGACCAGACGGCCAACGCCAGCTGA